A single region of the Solea senegalensis isolate Sse05_10M unplaced genomic scaffold, IFAPA_SoseM_1 scf7180000015833, whole genome shotgun sequence genome encodes:
- the LOC122762604 gene encoding uncharacterized protein LOC122762604 isoform X4 yields the protein MTLKMRFMSENPLMWLNYNNSAKEENTLCSLSGSAVTPESQLEESLSPADTTEEDPLPLKPWGRSQSLPAYADLIMRASGSSFCNNQADTREELDNSRSNSTKPQMDRSDVEDNPQEGEIIKEGQQEKEECPNPLSQLDFYQANPFASCQSDHELFNEDIFPKADISNGFGSDPFKGSDPFAADILFPETNIGTDGNTGDEADTSLSCAENKASTGTQCFESEFPDEDSDIENSYSQEEQDVIGHSRGFKPIQSSSEELGPEPIQGWRSQGQYSVESDPNGYELDLGAISPPSDIEEHSLGCLAGEATPEAPLHLEQGLSSEPAQAISEQAPLKTDWTGEKEQSMSQGATSGYWEGWSSNMEEETQISTTPHNSQDAHNFYIQPDLDQSGELSFDLSYEATSQSSFDPYGFKLSPEHSSHTLLDPDEAELSPEPSENYLAFDTESSSSQTNHLNFNTCDFDLNMSQKVRDSDPYGFKLSPEDENQEVLDVCGYDDHEAMDPSTYDKVEPSGYCNQEVLESNGNENQEVLDHCGHNNQKDSHNNENQEVLESSYINNKEIDSNDNKEFLDHFSHDNQEVVKPYLKMSKKELLEPCNQEVLEPCSLGNKELLHPENQEVPDLDSDGNQELLDFDGKGNQEVLICGSHNNQEPMRHGSKENQELLDLGSRGNQEVLDLLSKEGLPEANNNQCFIEPELSPTNNSSDSDVAIDLLGLELSDTSMCTTNNDDTINISANHNLDTSTSHILEGDLGSVFRAGGYIGCPDVADDLQPLGRMQVNPVAEAVKPVRPVRPPRPSLKVKEKALSQTQGIDLK from the exons ATGACCTTAAAAATGCGGTTCATGTCCGAAAACCCTCTAATGTGGCTGAAttacaacaattctgcaaag GAAGAGAACACTTTGTGTTCACTCTCGGGAAGTGCAGTCACTCCAGAAAGTCAACTGGAGGAGTCACTGTCTCCTGCAGACACTACAGAAGAGGATCCACTGCCTTTGAAGCCATGGGGGAGGAGCCAATCACTGCCTGCCTATGCTGACCTGATAATG AGGGCCAGTGGGTCGTCTTTCTGCAACAATCAGGCAGATACCAGAGAAGAATTAGACAACAGTAGGAGCAATTCTACTAAG CCACAGATGGATAGATCTGATGTAGAGGACAATCCACAAGAAGGGGAAATCATCAAAGAAGGGCAGCAAGAGAAGGAAGAGTGTCCAAACCCCCTGAGCCAGCTGGACTTCTACCAAGCCAACCCATTTGCCAGTTGTCAGAGTGACC aTGAACTTTTCAATGAAGACATCTTCCCTAAAGCTGACATATCTA ATGGATTTGGCTCAGACCCTTTCAAAGGTAGTGACCCCTttgcagcagacattttgtttccAGAGACCAATATTGGCACTGATGGAAATACTGGTGATGAAGCAGACACCAGTTTGTCCTGTGCTGAAAACAAAGCCTCAACAGGAACTCAGTGCTTTGAGTCTGAATTCCCAGATGAAGACAGCGATATAGAAAACAGCTACAGCCAAGAGGAACAAGACGTCATTGGTCATTCTCGTGGATTTAAGCCTATTCAGAGTTCATCAGAGGAGCTGGGGCCAGAACCAATCCAGGGCTGGAGATCCCAGGGTCAGTACTCTGTAGAATCAGACCCAAATGGTTATGAGTTGGACCTTGGTGCCATCTCTCCCCCTTCTGACATAGAAGAACACAGTCTGGGATGTTTAGCTGGAGAAGCTACTCCTGAGGCACCATTGCATCTTGAACAAG GTCTGAGTTCTGAACCAGCTCAGGCAATCTCTGAACAAGCTCCCTTGAAAACAGATTGGACAGGTGAAAAAGAGCAATCTATGTCGCAGGGTGCTACCTCTGGGTATTGGGAAGGTTGGTCTAGCAATATGGAAGAGGAAACCCAAATCTCTACAACTCCCCATAACTCACAAGACGCCCATAACTTCTATATCCAGCCTGATTTAGATCAAAGCGGGGAACTAAGCTTTGACTTAAGCTATGAAGCGACCAGTCAGTCTTCCTTTGACCCATACGGGTTTAAACTCAGTCCAGAACATTCTAGTCACACACTCCTAGACCCAGATGAAGCCGAACTGAGCCCTGAACCCAGTGAGAACTACCTGGCCTTTGACACTGAGTCATCTTCCTCGCAAACAAACCATCTCAACTTCAACACTTGTGATTTTGACTTGAATATGTCCCAGAAAGTACGGGACTCTGACCCTTATGGCTTTAAGCTCAGTCCTGAGGATGAAAACCAGGAGGTACTGGATGTCTGTGGCTACGATGACCATGAGGCAATGGACCCTTCCACATATGATAAAGTAGAACCCTCTGGTTATTGTAATCAAGAAGTACTAGAATCCAACGGCAATGAAAACCAAGAAGTTCTTGATCATTGTGGCCACAATAACCAGAAGGATTCACACAACAATGAAAACCAAGAGGTGCTTGAGTCTTCTTACATTAACAACAAGGAAATAGATAGCAATGACAATAAGGAATTCTTGGATCATTTTAGTCATGACAACCAGGAGGTAGTTAAGCCCTATCTCAAAATGAGCAAAAAGGAACTACTTGAACCTTGTAACCAAGAAGTTCTTGAACCTTGTAGCCTGGGCAACAAAGAATTGCTCCATCCTGAGAATCAAGAAGTACCAGATTTAGACAGCGATGGTAACCAAGAACTACTGGATTTTGATGGCAAAGGCAATCAAGAGGTGCTAATATGTGGAAGCCACAATAACCAGGAACCCATGCGACATGGTAGCAAGGAAAATCAGGAATTACTAGACTTAGGTAGCCGTGGCAACCAAGAGGTGTTGGATTTGTTGAGTAAAGAAGGTTTACCTGAAGCAAACAACAACCAATGTTTTATTGAACCAGAACTCAGTCCCACCAACAACAGCTCAGACAGTGATGTGGCAATAGACCTGCTGGGACTTGAACTCAGTGACACCAGTATGTGCACGACCAACAATGATGACACCATCAACATCTCTGCCAACCACAACCTGGATACATCCACCAGTCACATATTGGAAGGTGATCTGGGTTCTGTGTTCAGAGCTGGAGGATATATCGGTTGTCCAGATGTAGCTGATGACCTTCAACCCCTGGGCAGAATGCAGGTCAACCCAGTAGCAGAGGCAGTGAAACCAGTAAGACCAGTAAGGCCTCCTCGGCCCTCACTCAAG GTAAAGGAGAAGGCACTGTCCCAGACTCAGGGCATTGACCTGAAGTGA